The following is a genomic window from Gemmatimonadota bacterium.
GGTCCGGATGTATCGCTTCCACCACGCCGGTAAAATCGGTGAACGGTCCGTCCGTCACCTTGACCTGGTCGCCGGTCCGGTAGGGGATCTCCACGCCTTCTCCCTTTTCCTTGTGCGGCTCGTCCCGGTGCAGAATGCGGTTCAGCTCATTCTCCCGCAGGGGCTGCGGCCGGGGCCCGCTCCCGACGAAATGGGTAACGCCCGGCGCGTTGGTCACCAGGTGCCAGGAGTCACGGTCCATCTCCATTTCCACGAGGACGTAGCTCGGGAAAAGCTTGCGTATGGTAGACGTTTTCTTCCCCTGCTTCATCTCTACGATTTCTTCGGTAGGGATGAGGATCTCGCCGATCTTCTCTTCCAACCCTTCCCGGACCTTGAGTTTCTCCAGGTGGGTCTTCACCTTGTTCTCGTGACCCGAGTAGGTATGAATCACGTACCAGCGCTTGTCCATTGATCACCTCAT
Proteins encoded in this region:
- the nusG gene encoding transcription termination/antitermination factor NusG, with the translated sequence MDKRWYVIHTYSGHENKVKTHLEKLKVREGLEEKIGEILIPTEEIVEMKQGKKTSTIRKLFPSYVLVEMEMDRDSWHLVTNAPGVTHFVGSGPRPQPLRENELNRILHRDEPHKEKGEGVEIPYRTGDQVKVTDGPFTDFTGVVEAIHPDRQKLKVMVSIFGRATPVELDFLQVSHVT